GGATCACCAAGGCGATTGGCGTGATGACTGACGCCGCCAGGCGCATTGTGTGGCCGATCTCAAGGCCCGCGGCCCGCCAGAGCCCGGCATGGACCGTACGGGACAGGTTGGGAAGCATGGCCGTCACGATTGAGACCGTGACTATTCCGTGAGGGATCATGAACACTAGGTAGCCGAGCGTGTATGTGCGCAGACCCGCGGATGCTTGTCCGGATTCGGCCGCGTTCACGTTGGCCTGGGTCGCGAGCCGGGAGACGACGACGAATGCCAGTTGGGTAACTGCCACTAGACCCAGCGTCCACCCAGCCAACCGGCCCGCCTTGCGCATCCCCATCCCGCGCCAGCGCCTGGAGAATCGCCACTTGTATCCGGATCTGGCGACGACTGGAAGCAGGATCAGCGCTTGGGCCGCGATCCCCAGTGTTGTTCCAAGTCCCAGCCACGCGGTCTGTTGCGCCGTGAGCAGTCCGTCTGACGCGGCGCTTGGTCCAACGATCAGGAAGAACGACAAGTACGTCGCGATCGCCACGCAGTTGCTCAGGATCGGCGCGAACATGGGAGGCCCGAACCGGCCCCGGGCGTTGAGGACCTGCGTCAGCATCGTGTACAGGCCGAAGAAGAAGATCTGTGGCAGGCAGTAGCGCGCGAAGGCAACGGTCATGCTGAACTGACCCTCGGAGAAGTCGCTCGTGACGTACAGGCTGACGATCCAGGGCGCTAGGGCCACGGCGGCGACGCTCACCACGAGAAGGATCACCACGGTCAGGGACAGCAGCGAATCGGTGTAGGCCTGTCCACCGTCGCGGTCATCCTTCATGCGGCGCACGAGCTGCGGCACGAAGACGGCATTTAGGGCTCCGCCGATCACGAGCACGTAGACGATGCCCGGAAGGGAGTTGCCGACAGTGAAGGCGTCCGCTGTGGTCGCCAAGCCCAAGGCCGCGGTGAGGGTGATGTCGCGGGCGATCCCGGTGATTCGCGACAGGATCGAGCCGCTGGCCATCACGGCGCTGTTGCGAAGCAAACCGGATTGGGCTTCCAGGGCCGCGTCTGCCTCACCCTCGTTGACGGATTCGTACGTCGGGTCCTCAGCCATGGGCTCGACGCCAGAATCGGATTCCGACAAGTATCAGCAAGGCAACGCCAGCGAGGATCGCCACTGCGGCGGCAATACTGCTCGCCGCCGTGGATCGTAGTTCCAGGGTCGCGTTGGCGTCATAGACGTTGCCGTCGCGATCGGTGAGCACGATAGCCACCTCCATCGGCTGGCTGCCTACGATCCTGACTGGCAGCTCAATCCCTGCTTTCTGCTTCGCGCGGATGGTCAGGGGTTTCGGCTGACCGTACTGAAGCCGAACCTGGTTCGCGGTGCGCAGGCGGATCCCGACGGTGACCGTTTGATCCAAGTCGTTCGCGATCGTTAGTGGCAGAACACCGCTGTCGCCGGACAGCGTTACCGTGCCGCTCGACACGACTCGCACTTTCGCTTTCTCTTCCCTGAGCTGTCGGCTGATGGTGGCGACCAACTGCTGGCGGGACTCCGCGCGGTCACGCCACAACGCCGACGCGGCGCGCTGTAGGGCGAGGGTGAAGGTCTCGCCGAAGCCGGTGGCATCATCCACGATGGCCGTCAGGGAAGTCAGGCGCTGCTCCAGGGAACGCAACCTGGACACGTACCCGCTGGGTAGTTCGAACTTCCGCTGTGCCTGGCGGTAGGGAGACTTGAATCGCGGCACCTGGCCGGTGAGTCCTACCCGGCTGAGCGGAATCAGGCGGACCCACGGCGCCTTCTCCAGCGCGGCAACAAGATCAGCGGTCCATCCCGGGGGCGGATCCCATAACGCGGGCGGCATCCCGACGACCTGACGTGGCTCGTTGGGACGCTCAAGGGTGATCATGGCGGTTTCGGCCAGGAAGCGTTGGGAGGCCGAACTGCGTTGAGCTGCCGTTTGGGTCGGGGCGGCCAGCGTGCGGCGCAGGGGACTGTCGACCAGCAGAACACGCACGGTACTCGCGGCTATGTCGACCGCGGTCGCACCGGTGGGTGTGTAGTTCAGGGGAGGGTCCGGGGGGAAGGCCCTGTCCGAGAGCACGAAAGTGCGCACGCCCGCGTCGGCCAGCGCGCGCATAGTGTCGTCGTCGACTCTTCCGCCTGCGGGCACATAGGCGGTAGTCGTAGTCGCGTCGGGCAGATACTCGCTCGCGGTGGTACTAGGAAGAGACGCCGATCGCACCACGAGTGACACCAGCCCCGCGCGCTGGAGAGCGTCGGCATCGGCCGCTGCGTAGCCGGGAAGCGTTACGGCCTTCTGGCTCAACGCGGTCGCGAGCTGGGCCAGGAACGCCCTGGCGTCATCGGTGCGGTCTCCTGGCTGGGGGCCATCAGGCCCGAGGATTCGATAGCCGTCGGACAATCCCGCTGCCGTAGCGACGGTCGCGGCGTCGACCATCCACGCCACGTCGTGGCCGGACCCCGCACTCACCAAGCGGGTCAGGCGGCCGTCCGCCCCGAAGTCCTCCGGTAGTTGGGGCGCCATTACCAGCTCGTCCGCGGCGACGTCGGGCAGTTGCTCTACGGGCCACATGAGGGCCAGGCCGGTCGGTTCGTAATGAGCCTTTGGGGGGAACCAAGGAACTACCGTTCCCGCTCTCCCCACTGGGACTCCGCCAGAGGTCGACTCCACCATGAACGCGTAGACACCGGCGCCCGGGCCCAGCGCCAGAGAGCTGATCGGCAACCGGATTCGAAACCCCGCCTGCTGCCCGGGCTCCAGTCGCTGGCCGAGATCCCGTTGCGTGCCTTGGACCGGAATGCCTTCGCGGAGCGTTGAGCCTCGCAGCACTTCTCTGATCTCTGATCTCGATGTCAGCGGTTCTGGCGACCAACGGAGTTGCACTGCTGGACTGTCCACAGCATCGCCCGTGTTGTTCGCGACGCGGCCTTGGATGACTAGCTTGGACTTCGGGCCCGGTACGGCGGGCGTGACGGACTCGATGAGCACTAGCGCTTGTTGATCAGCCTGCTGCGCGCGTGGCGGAGCGGCAGCCTCCACCGAAGCGGTTGCCACCGCCGGTAGCACAATCAGGCTGAGGGCAGTCGCTGCGGCCATCACTCGATTCAGCCGGACTGTCACCTAACCACGCTCCGAGATCATGGCCTGGGCCTTCTTGAGCAACTTGCGCTCGTCGGCGTACACCAGTCGGCCGATTACCGCCTTCAGTGGTACCCATTCCACTGACACGACTTCCGGGTCCTCCGCGGAGAGCTCGCCCCCCTCAGCGAGCATCAGGAAATGATGGACGGTCTTGTGGATTCGCCTGCCCTCGGCCATGAACCAGAAGTCGATGGGGCCGAGTGGCTCCACGACCCGTGCGGCAATCCCTGTCTCTTCCTTCACTTCTCGGATGGCGGCTTGCTGATCGGTCTCGCCTTCCTCCACGTGGCCCTTCGGGAATGACCAGATCAGCCGCTTTCTCCGGTCATACCGCGAGATCAGCAGGGCATGCGCGTCGTCGGACATGCTGTCGACGACAAGCCCCCCCGCGCTTGTCTCAAGAGCCGTCTTGGGGCGGTCTCCAAGCCGGTGCGTGGGCCTTGGCGGCCCGACAGGTCCTCGGTGCTGCCGGTTCGCCATGCAGCCACGATATAGGCGTCGCTGGCCCCAGGGCACATTCAGACGCCGCACCACCTACTCTTGGGCCACGTGACCGAGCCCACTGCCTCCACCGTCCTGGCCCAGATCCGCCAGCGGGCCGTCGCCGACCTTGTTGACCGTGTCCCCGAGCTCGTGGATCTGGGGAAGCTGTTCGCCGCAGCCGGGAACGAGCTGGCAGCCGTTGGCGGTTGCGTGCGCGATGCCGTGCTGGGCGAGCTGGAGCACGTGGACGTGGACCTGGCGACCGACGCTCACCCGGATGTCGCGTTGGGCATCCTCGGCCGCTGGGCTGATTCGGTGTGGGATGTCGGGATTGGTTTCGGCACGGTTGGCGCACGCAAGCATGGGCTCACGTGGGAGGTAACCACGTATCGGTGCGATTCGTACGACTTGTCTTCTCGCAAGCCCGCAGTCCAGTACGGGTCATCTTTGTCCGAGGACCTGGTTCGGCGGGACTTCACAATCAACGCGATGGCTGTAGTGCTGGAGGATCTTCGATTCGTCGACGAGCACAATGGCCTGGTTGACCTAGCCGCGCGGCGTCTGAGGACCCCGGGTCCGCCGGAGCGCTCGTTCTCGGACGACCCCTTGAGGATGATGCGGGCGGCGCGGTTTGTGTCTCAACTCGGTGTGGTGGTAGCTCCGGATGCGCTGGCTGCCATTACTGATATGTGCGACAGGCTGGCCATCGTCTCCGCTGAGCGAATACGTGATGAGTTGACCCGACTGCTCATGGGCGCAAACCCTCGCGCTGGCCTGGGGGTTCTGGTCGACACGGGCCTGGCCGAGTATGTGGTTCCGGAGGTGGCGGGACTTCGGCTGGAGGCCGATGAGCATCACCGTCACAAGGACGTCTACGAACACACGCTGACCGTGCTGGACCAAGCCATCGCTCTGGAGGACTCCGGCCCCGACCTGGTCCTGCGGTTGGCGGCTCTGATGCATGACATTGGCAAGCCGCGGACCCGCCGCTTCGAGGCTGACGGCCAGGTGTCTTTCCATCACCATGAAGTCGTCGGCGCCCGGATGGCGACCAAGCGCCTGACCACCTTGCGATACAGCAAGGAAATCGTCGCTGACGTCGCGCGTCTTGTTGAGCTGCATCTGAGGTTCCACGGCTACGGCACTGGGCAGTGGACGGATGCGGCCGTGCGCCGCTACGTGAGGGATGCGGGTCCGCTGCTTCCCAGGTTGCACAAGCTGACTCGCGCGGACTGCACGACCCGCAATCCTCGCCGTGGACGCGCGCTGCAGCGGGCGTATGACGACGTGGAGGCCAGAATCGACAGGCTCGCGGCTCAGGAGGAGCTGGATTTGATCAGACCCGAGCTGGACGGCAACCAGATCATGGAGATCCTTGGCGTGCCGCCGAGTCGCGAAGTCGGCGAGGCGTACCAGTTCTTGCTCGAGTTGCGGCTCGAGGACGGACCGATCGGGCCCGAGGCCGCACGGACTGCGCTTGAGGCTTGGTGGGTCGAACGGTCGGGCTAGCCGGAGGTCGGCGTTTGTTGGTTGGCTGACTTGGGCGACCTTCCCCGCCAGTACCAGGCGGCGGTGAGCAAGTACGCCGCGCCGATCGCCAGGAACGCCGGGGCAGGGACGCCTTCCACCGGTGTTGCCAAGGCGATGATCAGCGCGCCGCCCACGACCGCCACGTTCACGGCCACGTCGTACAGCGAGAACACTCGGCCCAGGTGATCATCGGCGATGTGCCGCTGGATCGTCGTATCCGCACCGATCTTCGCCGTCTGCTGGGCCAGTCCCAGAACCAGGGCGCCGATCACCATCGCGACGAGTGAGGATGGCGCAAGAGCCACGGGGGCCGCGATCGCGGCAGCGATCAGGGCCAGGCACGTCCACGCCACTACCCCGATGCGTCGGGTAATGGCGGGTGTTACCAGCGCTGCGACTAGCGCTCCGGCTGTGACGGTGCCAGCGACGATTGAGAAGTCGCGCAGCGCTAGATCGGGGTCCGAAGCGGCATGGAGTTGCGTACGGAGTATCAGTAGCAGGAGGACAGTCAGCGCCCCGAAGACGACTCGGTGGATGATCACTACCGTCAGGGAACGCCATGAGGGGCGATCCCGCGACAGCGCCCGGAAGCCGTCGACGAGCCCTCTGGCCACCGCTGAGACACTGTCGCCCGGGAGATCTCCGCAAGGTCCAAGCTGATCCCGCCCCATGCTCAGCGCGATCATCCCCGCGCCCAGGTACGTGGCGGATGCCACGAGCAGTACGACTAGTGAGCCATGGTCCCCCCCGCCCAAGACACCGCGCAGCGCGACTCCGGCCACAGCGCCTATCCCGTAGGCCACGGTCCCCGCCGTCGGCGCGATTGAGTTGGCCGTGATCAGCTGGTTCCGCGGCACCACGTGTGGCAGCGAAGCGCTTAGGCCCGCCAGGACAAACCGGCCGATTCCGAGCGTGACCAGGACGATCAGTCCCAGGTCCAGTCCGTCATGCACGGCTGCCACCACGCAAGCGGTCACAAGCACCGTGATCGCGCGCAGCCAGTTCCCGCGCGCAAGGACCTGCCGACGGCGCCAGCGGTCCAGAAACACCCCGGAGAACGGACCGACGAGTGAATACGGAAGCAGCAGAATGCCGAACGAGGTGGCCACGGCGACGGGGGTCGGTTGGCGCTCCGGGGAAAACAGCACGAACGACGCCAGTCCTGCCTGCAGGAGCCCATCACCGAACGATCCGGTGAGTCGCGTGGTGAGCAGTCGCAGGAACCCTGAGTTCCTCAGCAGTTGCGCGGCTGGCTTGGGCTCCACGATCGGAAGCTAGATCACGGAGTGCCGCCGCGTCAGCCCGGGGTGCCGCCGCGCCGCTCATGCCACCGCGACCGAGACGCTAGGGTTACGACATGGGTGAGGTCGACGGCCGCGGTATGGCGATTGGAATCGTTGCTGGAGTCGCAGTCGGCCTGTTGGTTCTGGCGTTCACGGGAAATGTGGTCTGGTTGGGACTGATGGCCGCTATCGGCGCGGTTCTCGGGATCAACATCCGGTTCGGCTCGCGCGACGACCACTAGTTGTATCGCGTAGTCGGGTTGGTGAGAGCGTGGCCGCTGAGGACGCCTAGCAGGCCGCTCAACCGCAGAAACGTCCGCTCCCGACAAGCGCATCCGTTTCGCAAAGAAACGACCATTGCAACGGGCGCGTCTGTACCCAAAGGGGTGCGTTTGTCGGGAGCGGCCGTTTCTGCAGAGGCGGCATCATCATTACCGACAAGCCCCCGCCGCCACTACGGGGGTAGCCGGGTGAGCCTATGAGTAGGCAGGCGCGAGAGCTTCGCCGGCAAGACCATGGATTTGAGTGGCGAGATCACGTCTTGGGATCCGCCGCGCGCCTTCACATGCAAGCCCAGCGGCGGGCAGTTCGCAATATCAGGCGGGTGGTCGATTGTGACGAATGGGACGTCCACAACCTTGACTCGGTACTCGGACAGCGAATTTTCCGGATTCATGAGGTTCCTGTCCACGCCGCTGGTGCTCATGGCTAAACGCCAGGTAAGACACGAACTGGTCGAACTGATGCGCCTGATTGAATCCAACGCCTCCTGAGTTGGCCAACCGTCCCGACCTGCGGGCAATCACGGCGGCGGCCGCTCCTGACGCGGACCTCTTTGGTCGTTGACACACGGGTCGCGGTGGCATCAGGGGGGCTCCTGCTCGGCTCGGTCAGCCCCTACCGTTCGACACGACCGGCGATGAAGTCCTCCACAGCCTGCCGGGCTTCGGAGTCGGTGTGCTGCACCGGGGGGGACTTCATGAAGTACGAAGCCGCTGACAGGAGAGGGCCCCCGATGCCGCGATCCTTGGCGATCTTCGCGGCGCGGATGGCGTCGATGATGACGCCGGCGCTGTTGGG
This DNA window, taken from Candidatus Nanopelagicales bacterium, encodes the following:
- the murJ gene encoding murein biosynthesis integral membrane protein MurJ, with the translated sequence MAEDPTYESVNEGEADAALEAQSGLLRNSAVMASGSILSRITGIARDITLTAALGLATTADAFTVGNSLPGIVYVLVIGGALNAVFVPQLVRRMKDDRDGGQAYTDSLLSLTVVILLVVSVAAVALAPWIVSLYVTSDFSEGQFSMTVAFARYCLPQIFFFGLYTMLTQVLNARGRFGPPMFAPILSNCVAIATYLSFFLIVGPSAASDGLLTAQQTAWLGLGTTLGIAAQALILLPVVARSGYKWRFSRRWRGMGMRKAGRLAGWTLGLVAVTQLAFVVVSRLATQANVNAAESGQASAGLRTYTLGYLVFMIPHGIVTVSIVTAMLPNLSRTVHAGLWRAAGLEIGHTMRLAASVITPIALVILLGAQPLVGLLFQYGATNAAAAAQLGSVVSIFILGLLPFTLYYVLQRGWYAAEDTRTPFLFALLLNAVFVGAAVPLFYRAGPGAGQVEALAFAFSAANWVTFVVAWPMLRREYGYLDTRRTLSTLARIAVAGAVAVAAAVLAHRLVLPNYVVGGTRGSALVDLAGIAIFVLGGFAVTAWILRVSEFRELVYWIWSHTPMSGRHQTPTE
- a CDS encoding DUF6049 family protein; this translates as MTVRLNRVMAAATALSLIVLPAVATASVEAAAPPRAQQADQQALVLIESVTPAVPGPKSKLVIQGRVANNTGDAVDSPAVQLRWSPEPLTSRSEIREVLRGSTLREGIPVQGTQRDLGQRLEPGQQAGFRIRLPISSLALGPGAGVYAFMVESTSGGVPVGRAGTVVPWFPPKAHYEPTGLALMWPVEQLPDVAADELVMAPQLPEDFGADGRLTRLVSAGSGHDVAWMVDAATVATAAGLSDGYRILGPDGPQPGDRTDDARAFLAQLATALSQKAVTLPGYAAADADALQRAGLVSLVVRSASLPSTTASEYLPDATTTTAYVPAGGRVDDDTMRALADAGVRTFVLSDRAFPPDPPLNYTPTGATAVDIAASTVRVLLVDSPLRRTLAAPTQTAAQRSSASQRFLAETAMITLERPNEPRQVVGMPPALWDPPPGWTADLVAALEKAPWVRLIPLSRVGLTGQVPRFKSPYRQAQRKFELPSGYVSRLRSLEQRLTSLTAIVDDATGFGETFTLALQRAASALWRDRAESRQQLVATISRQLREEKAKVRVVSSGTVTLSGDSGVLPLTIANDLDQTVTVGIRLRTANQVRLQYGQPKPLTIRAKQKAGIELPVRIVGSQPMEVAIVLTDRDGNVYDANATLELRSTAASSIAAAVAILAGVALLILVGIRFWRRAHG
- a CDS encoding NUDIX hydrolase gives rise to the protein MANRQHRGPVGPPRPTHRLGDRPKTALETSAGGLVVDSMSDDAHALLISRYDRRKRLIWSFPKGHVEEGETDQQAAIREVKEETGIAARVVEPLGPIDFWFMAEGRRIHKTVHHFLMLAEGGELSAEDPEVVSVEWVPLKAVIGRLVYADERKLLKKAQAMISERG
- a CDS encoding CCA tRNA nucleotidyltransferase, producing MTEPTASTVLAQIRQRAVADLVDRVPELVDLGKLFAAAGNELAAVGGCVRDAVLGELEHVDVDLATDAHPDVALGILGRWADSVWDVGIGFGTVGARKHGLTWEVTTYRCDSYDLSSRKPAVQYGSSLSEDLVRRDFTINAMAVVLEDLRFVDEHNGLVDLAARRLRTPGPPERSFSDDPLRMMRAARFVSQLGVVVAPDALAAITDMCDRLAIVSAERIRDELTRLLMGANPRAGLGVLVDTGLAEYVVPEVAGLRLEADEHHRHKDVYEHTLTVLDQAIALEDSGPDLVLRLAALMHDIGKPRTRRFEADGQVSFHHHEVVGARMATKRLTTLRYSKEIVADVARLVELHLRFHGYGTGQWTDAAVRRYVRDAGPLLPRLHKLTRADCTTRNPRRGRALQRAYDDVEARIDRLAAQEELDLIRPELDGNQIMEILGVPPSREVGEAYQFLLELRLEDGPIGPEAARTALEAWWVERSG
- a CDS encoding MFS transporter, whose amino-acid sequence is MEPKPAAQLLRNSGFLRLLTTRLTGSFGDGLLQAGLASFVLFSPERQPTPVAVATSFGILLLPYSLVGPFSGVFLDRWRRRQVLARGNWLRAITVLVTACVVAAVHDGLDLGLIVLVTLGIGRFVLAGLSASLPHVVPRNQLITANSIAPTAGTVAYGIGAVAGVALRGVLGGGDHGSLVVLLVASATYLGAGMIALSMGRDQLGPCGDLPGDSVSAVARGLVDGFRALSRDRPSWRSLTVVIIHRVVFGALTVLLLLILRTQLHAASDPDLALRDFSIVAGTVTAGALVAALVTPAITRRIGVVAWTCLALIAAAIAAPVALAPSSLVAMVIGALVLGLAQQTAKIGADTTIQRHIADDHLGRVFSLYDVAVNVAVVGGALIIALATPVEGVPAPAFLAIGAAYLLTAAWYWRGRSPKSANQQTPTSG